One window from the genome of Tachypleus tridentatus isolate NWPU-2018 chromosome 11, ASM421037v1, whole genome shotgun sequence encodes:
- the LOC143231608 gene encoding uncharacterized protein LOC143231608, with protein MGEADMKWLKTKVTEILSRLDDFHLIKVKVEELVTSFQFYSEKVETMSEDITTLRAEVKECKQENKTLKHENEELWKKMASFRRKMCEAERYSYNYNVLIGGIPEKPNENLQEVVEKITTTFGVDCAPTDIDTVHRIGKKITENKSPRQIVVKFCRHER; from the exons atgggggaggcagatatgaagtggcttaagacaaaagttactgaaattttgtcaagacttgatgactttcacttaattaaagtaaaggtcgaagaattagtgacttcctttcaattttattcagagaaggtagaaactatgagtgaggatatcacaactttgagagctgaagttaaggagtgtaaacaggaaaataaaacattaaagcatgaaaatgaagaattgtggaagaagatggcaagttttcggaggaagatgtgtgaagcggaacgatattcttataactataatgttttgattggaggtattccagagaagcctaatgagaatttgcaagaagttgttgagaagattacaactacttttggggttgactgtgctcctacagatattgacactgttcatcgtataggaaagaaaataactgaaaataagagtccgagacagattgttgttaagttttgtc GGCACGAGAGATGA